The following nucleotide sequence is from Apodemus sylvaticus chromosome 2, mApoSyl1.1, whole genome shotgun sequence.
ctttcttttttccccacagaTGACCAGGTCAGGTCATTGTACTGAACACTGGTCACTTGCTTGAGGCCTATTGATGACGCCATGGATCTCAGGTTGTCTGCAATTTGTGCCACTGAAAAATGACACAGTGTGTACAGTCATAGGTTCCTGTCTTCATGCAGAACAGGGGGCTCTATTGCTATTCTCCTGATCATTTGAAGCCTTTGTAGTTGCTCTAGCAAAGAATAGTCAGTATTCTTCTGGATATTTCTTGCTCCAGGTGTGTTTTGttctcctgttcttccatctacctttccttcctcttccccagccTATTTTACAAAGCCATGTCCTTTCCTTACGTACAAAAATGTCACATGTCTCTGGAGGAAACATGATATCCCAGGATATAGAAGGTAGTTTTTGGCATGGTACAATGCATCTCAGGGAAACAGGCAGAAAGTTCAGTCTGAACTGTTGTGTAAAAGTCtcttaaataatttttctgaAGGCAGGGAATAGCTGTCTTGTTCTTCCACCTTCTGTGTTGTGTTAGGTAGTTATCTACATGGGGACTAACATCTGGGAAGACAGGCAATAGCACCCTATTTTAGCTCATTTCTATGAAGCTCTGATAGTCACCACAATACTAGGGTATGAATGGCGCATTAGCTGAAAACGTTCTACACACTTCCACATAGGCACCGTTGAGTGGGCTGCAAAGCCTGGTCCTGGCAGGTTTGTGTCTGTCCTGACAATCTGGTGCTGATGGTTACAGGTCATCTTGTCAGTCTCTTCACCTGTTTCTGCAGAGAGAAGGAGACTGTTACGTTTCACCTCTATTCTAATAGTGATCTTCTGATGCAGAGAAATGATCTCCTGAATCCACGATTCCTGAAGATTCCTGCCTCCTGAACACCCCTGTCTTTTCTTAAGTGATTGTTTTTCAGGGCTGTAGATGctgaagtgaccctaaaaatAGGACAACCTGCACCCCACTGTACAGAGAATGACAACCCTCACTACTTGGGGAGTTTGATAATGTGAGGCCTTTGCAAGGATCATTAGcaccccctctgtctctctgttcctccccctcccttccacaATTCCTCTATCtcgctgtctctctgtccctcctttgCCCTCCCTcaattcctctctccccttccctgtctctttcctctccacattctgtctgtctgtctgtctgtctgtctgtctgtctgtctgtctgtctgtctgtctgttgtcctTGGTTAGCTCATATTTAGGCAGCCAAATCTTCTTAACATGAcaaggagacacagtctcacagcaaactccctgatctcCCAGCTCTTCAGTCTTTCTACccatcttctgcagcattctttGAGCCTTGGCTGCAGGAGTTCTTTGTAGATGGATCCACTGAGACTGGGATCCACAACTGCACATCAATTGGTTGtcgttttctgtaatggtcttctGTTGTAGAGAGAAGTTTTTCTCATGTAAGAGTAAATAATTAGAGCATTTTTAACACTTGTGCTTCTTGTTAATATACTACATTACAGTACAATATGATTTGAAACActatgaaattatttcatgtCAAGCCCATGATTTTCAGCTGATAATTCTTTACCTATATCTGTGAATTTCTTTTACAATAGTATATGCTTCATACATACTAAATGTTCATTAAAGGAAATGATCAGTTACATAAAATACCCACTACATTCCTCATGTTCTTTGCTCTGGCTTCTCTGAAGTCTGGAGAAGCCTCCTGCACCTACAAGGAGATGGAAGACTCTTGTGGAGCCTATTCTTCAAGACTGGGTGATGCTTTTAATCATGACCTAAGTTTATTATAACTGTAGTTTTATTTACCACCCCAATTTTACatgccaaaagaaagaaaagtaagagtATGAACACACTGATATTTGATTTTTGGGGTCTTTTCTCAGAGGCATCATGGCAGGAGATTAAAGTCATAGGTTGGATGCTGAGTCATTTAGAATTCAGAGAAGACAAGGATTTCACACTGTTTGGAAAGAGGACTTGGCTTCATCATTCTACTGTTTTGGtcatttttttgtctttcctGTTTCAGGCAGAGAATACGCGCTCATCAGTCATTAACACAGCTGAATTGTCTCTCCCAGGCCGCATGGCAAGGCAGTGCATGAGAAAACCAGCTGATGTCATGTGTATAGCAATCATTCTATGCCAGAATCGGTTCcatgtttggtgtgtgtgcagCATGTTCTTTCACACATAGCATCCTCTGACACAGGTACAGGACTGACTGTCCATATTTTCTAGAGGAGGTGACTGGAGCTCTGCATGCTTAAGGTCACACTCCAAGAAAATGGCAGTGGGTAGAAATTGATTCAGAGTCCAAATTGGTAATCAATTTTTTTCTGGAGATTTAATAAGAATATTTGGCCTGGCTGGGAAGTGTTGGCACATTTCTTTAATCCAACCACATCAAAGGTAGAAGCTGGTAGATCTCCCAgtcagaggccagtctggtctacagagtgagttctaagtcagccagggctatacagagaccctgtcttgaaaaacagagaaagggggagagagagagagagagagagagagagagagagagagagagagagagagagagagagagagaagagaagagaagagaagagaagagaagagaagagaagagaagagaggagagggaagaggcatggggagggaaacacatacatacagagagagaggaagaaggaggaggaggaggaggaggaggagaaggaggaggaggaggaggaggaggaggaatgaagATTTGGCCTGGTAGTAAAGGAGCAGAACaaagcagacagaaagaaaatgaccCTGTGCACATAGAACCTGTGGTCACACAAGTCATCCAGGAGGGCACATTTGTAGTTTTCTACAATCTTCTCCATTCCAGTTCACCAGATATGTAAAGGTGTTGTGTGTCCATCAGGTGAGATGCAGTTCTGGCCCTGAACAAACCAAACCCAGGGACCATGAGTGGAAATGCTTCTTAGAACTCTTGGAAATGTTTAATGTACAAGAAAGTTTATATTCAGAGGTAGCCGCACAATGGTACACACAATTCAGCCTTGATTGGAAAGCATTAGGACAGTGGGGACAGTGGGGAGAGTGGGGATGGCTTTGAGGTGGTGTGAGCTGGAGCGGAGTTCAGATGAGATGGAATTGGGATGAGTTGACATCTTGTTGCCAGCCCAGTCTTGGTTGGCATTCCTGACCAAGGCTGTATTATATAATGAAGAGTTTTTTCTCCTCAGGTTTTTCTATTTGCTTCCTATACATACAATGAATAAAGACAACTTACTGCACACTGacacaaacatgaaaatcatCCTGTTCTCTGAAGTGAGTGTTGGGATATCATCGAACGGTATCCTTTTTGTTGCCCACATCTGCAAGCTCCTTGGTGGGAACAGGCCTAAGCCCATTGATCTCTACATTGCTTTCTTGTCCCTAACCCAACTAATGCTGCTTGTAACTATGGGACTCATAGCTGTGGACATGTTTATGCCTTGGGTGAGATGGGATTCTACCACATGCCAGTCCCTTATCTACCTATATAGGCTTCTGAGGGGCCTCACCCTTTGTGCTACCTGTCTGCTGAATGTCCTTTGGACCATCACCCTTAGTCCTAGAAGCTCCTGTTTAACAAAGTTTAAACATAAATCTCCCCATCACATCTCAGgtgcctttcttttcctctgtgttctctaTATGTCTTTCAGCAGTCACCTCTTCATATCGATTATTGCTACCTCCAACTTGACCTCAGAGAGCTTTATGTATGTTACTCAGTCCTGCTCACTTCTACCTGTGAGTTACTCCAGAACAAGCATCTTTTCCACACCGAGGGCCATCAGGGAAGCCTTTCTAATGGGTCTCATGGCCCTGTCCAGTGGGTACATGGTGGCTCTCCTATGGAGGCACAAGAAGCAGGCCCGGCATCTTCACAGCACCAGCCTTTCTTCAAAAGCCTCTCCAGAGCAAAGGGCTACCAAGACCATCATGGTGCTCATGAGCTTTTTTGTGGTTTTCTACATTTTGGAAAATATTGTCTTCCACTCAAGAATAAAGTTGAAGGATGGCTCAATATTCTACTGTGTCCATATTATTGCATGCCATAGCTATGCCACAGTCagcccttttgtttttatttggactGAAAAGCATATAATTAAGTTTTTGAGATCAATGTTTGGCAGAATTGTAAATGTCTGACTATTCAGTGTTGAGTATGGACCCTGAATACAATCTAATATGTTGTAACATTCTATGGCTTAAATtgatatataaaattatcttttctttatctgtttactTTGTGTTGGGTGACAAGTATATAAAAGACAATTAAACCACATGCTCTCTAAGGTATCACGTGAGGTTTATATTTCTCAGTACCATTTCAAAGGATATCTGTTAGAAGGCTCTCATTTGATGTGGATTTGCATATTGCTTTTAAGTATGAAATGAGTAAAGACCAATAAATCTTAAATTAAGAATGAGCAAAGTTTTGGTTGACTGTGTGATGTGACCCTTTCATTCCTCAGGTAGACATGTAATAGGAATTCATGAGAAAAGTTTTGATCCCaactcccccttcccccagtgTGCTGTTATCTAGAATGAAATCAAGAGACAGGCAAAATTTTCCAGCAGAGATGCTGTGCTTGTGATCCCTGCAGTAGATTGTTATCATATATAGATGTTGAAATTACAGTCTGCATCGATACATTAAAGGCATCAGTAACACAAGAGTGTTCAGCTCTCCACAGGCAAAGCATACTGCTCTGTCACATCAATCTGGGTAAGTGCCCTGCATCCAAGTACAGTATAAGAAGGTGTTCAGGTCCCAGGCAGGCTGAGGGAGGAGATCAGGGACTGCAGAGGGGTTTTATGCATTCGCAGAGGAGTCACTCATCTCTGACTGCCCTTCAGCAAAGAAGACTGTGCTTTGCAGAATGAGGGGATTTCATTATAGAATACTTATTTCTGTGATTTAGAATCTCTAAATTATATAGCATTTTGTGAATTTAGTGACTCACTTTGACAAGCAGTGTAGCCATTTCATGTTACATAtgtgtactttttttaaaatattttttattttctatattctttgtttacattccaaatgatttcccctttcccagatcccctctccccatatgtcccataaaccttcttctctccatcccttctccaatcacctccctcctttttctctgtccttataatcccttctcatgctagatcagtcctttccaggatcaggaccctctccatacttcttcatgggagtacaTATGTGTACTTTTACAAACATATCAGGGAATTAATGTTTccactcagattttttttttacatttttttctttattgacatattttcttatttacatttcaaatgatttccccttttctgggtccccactctccacaagtcccataagccctcttccctccccctgttcctccatctacgcctccccacgtccctgttctggtattcccctatactgttgcattgaatctttccagaaccaggggtcactcctccattctttttggacatcatttaatatgtggattatgtcttgggtattcaaagtttctaggctaatatccacttatcagtgagtgcataccatgattgatcttttgagactgtgttacctcacttagcatgatgttctccagctccatccatttgtctaataatttcatgaattcattgtttctaatggctgaatagtactccattgtgtaaatataccacattttttgtatccattttttctgttgaaggacaactgagttatttccagcttctggctactacaaatagggctactatgaacatagtggagcatgtgtccttattgcatgctgaagaatcctctgggtatatgcccaggagtggtacagcagggtcctcaggaagtgtcatgcccagttttctgaggaaccaccagactgatttccaaagtggttgtaccatcttgcaatcccaccagcagtggaggagtgttcctctttttccacatcctcgccaacacctgctgtctcctgagtttttgaccttagccattctgagtggtgtgaggtgaaatctcagggttgttttgatttgcatttccctaatgattaatgatgttgaacatttcttaaggtgtttctcagtcctccgaagttcttcatgtgaaaattctttgtttagctccataccccactttttaatggggttatttggttctctcagttctacctttttgagttcatgtataaattagatattagccctctgtcggatttagggttggtgaagatcctttcccaatctgttagttgacgttttgtccttttgacagtgtcctttgccttacagaaactttgtagttttatgaggtcccatttgtcaattcttgatcaaaacgatcatccaccatgatcaagtaggcttcatcccaggaatgcagggatggttcaatataaggaaatccatcaatgcaatccactgtataaacaaactcaaagaaaaaaaaaacacatggtcatttcattagatactgaaaaggcatttgacaaaattcagcaccctttcatgctaaaagtcttggaaaggacaggaattcaaggcccatatctaaacacagtaaaagcaatatacagcaaaccagtagccaacatcaaactaactggagagaaacttgaagcaatcccactaaaatcagggactagacaaggttgccccctatctccatatcttttcaatatggaaagttcttgaagtcctatctagagcaattagacaacattaggaggtcaaagggatacaaattggaaaggaagaagtcaaagtatcactatttgcagatgatatgataatatacataagtgaccccaaaaattctactagagaactcctacagctgataaacaacttcagcaaagtggctggctataaaatcaatgcaagcaaatcagtagcctttacatagtcaaaggataaccagactgagaaagaaattagggaaatgacacccttcacaatagccacaaacagcataaagtatcttggggtgactccaaccaaacatgtgaaagacctatatgacaagaacttcagatctctgaagaaggaaatcgaagaagatctcagaaaatggaaaaatcttccatgctcgtggattggcaggattaatatagttaaaatggccatcttgccaaaggcaatctacagattcaatgctatccccataaaaatcccaacccagttcttcatagagctagaaagagcaattctcaaattcatccggaataacaaaaaacccaggatagctaaaactattctcaacagtaaaagaacttcagggggattcagtatccta
It contains:
- the LOC127678937 gene encoding vomeronasal type-1 receptor 40-like, whose product is MNKDNLLHTDTNMKIILFSEVSVGISSNGILFVAHICKLLGGNRPKPIDLYIAFLSLTQLMLLVTMGLIAVDMFMPWVRWDSTTCQSLIYLYRLLRGLTLCATCLLNVLWTITLSPRSSCLTKFKHKSPHHISGAFLFLCVLYMSFSSHLFISIIATSNLTSESFMYVTQSCSLLPVSYSRTSIFSTPRAIREAFLMGLMALSSGYMVALLWRHKKQARHLHSTSLSSKASPEQRATKTIMVLMSFFVVFYILENIVFHSRIKLKDGSIFYCVHIIACHSYATVSPFVFIWTEKHIIKFLRSMFGRIVNV